CCGAGGGCGTTGGCCGCAGTTGCGCGTCCGAATCCAGGCCGAACCATTATTCCATTCGGTCGTGGTGTCGCTGAAGCCACCGAAAGTGTATTTCGTGCCGTCTGGCGACCACACCTCCCACTTGTTCCCACTATCCATGTTCCCCACATGCGCAATGCGCACGAAGCTCTGCGGCTCCGTTTGCCAACCATCCGTCGTTTGCTTCAGCTCGAAGCCGCCGCCTGCATACCCCAGGTATGCCTTGGCCGGGGTCCCTCCGTGCGCCAGCGCGATCGTCACCTGCCCCAGGCCGTTCAAGCTCCACCCCCAACCGACGAAACTGGCCTGGCGATTGAAGGTGATCGCATTCAATGCATCCTGATTCACATGCTGTGGCGTTGCGGTTGGCGTTGGCGTGTTCCCCGGTATTGATGTGGGTCCTACCGTTGCTGTAATGTCGTACGACGACAACCCCTGGCGGATGCTGTTCACCCCTTCGCTGCTGTAGCCCAGGCTCAGATTCAGTCCCAGCCCGCCCGGCCCCGGCGGCAGCGCCAGCGGATAGCCCAGGCTGCTGTTGCCGCTCCACTCGTCGGTCACGAACCCATGCACCGTCGGTAGATGCTGTGCGCCATAGCTCAACGACGCCGGCGCACCCAGACCAAACAGCCCGGGGCCGTCCAGCCGCGCCGTTAACTGCCGACCGACCACGTCCATCTCGCTGTCGAGCGCCTGCCACGTCTCGGCCGCATCCTCCCACCGGTACAGGCGGATCGTCTCCGTCAGCGCAATGTCCGGCGCGAAGCGGTAGGTCAGGCTGACCAGGCTCTCGAACGCTGTCACCGCCGCGCCCTGCCCATCCTGCGCCTCCAGGCCAAAATGCATCGTCAGCCAGGCCGGCGTTTCCTCCACCCGCGGCTGCGGCAGATAGCGCAGCAAAGTCGGCGCACTCACCGCGCCCGGCCGCGCCTCCACCTGCACCCGTCCATCCGCACTGAGCAGCACCCCGCCCTCGCCCGGCGTCAACCACACCTCATCCGGCCCAGGCGTCGCCGTCGGCGTCGGCGTACACTCTTCATCATCCTGGCAGGGCGACGATGTGGCCGTGGGCGTCGCCGTGGCCGTTGGCGTTGGCGTACACTCCTCATCCTGGCAGGGCGGCGGCTCGACCGTCGCCGTCGGCGTGGCGGTCGGCGGTTCTTGCGTGGGCGTCGGCGCACAGTCCTCGCCCAGGCACGGCGCCGCGGTGATCGTGATCGCCGCACTGGCCGCCACCCCTGTGCCCACCTCCTCGCTCACGATGGCCGCGGTGTTGGTGATGACCTGGCCGCTGACCTCCGCCAGCGCCTGCGCCTGGAACGTGCCGGTCAGCGTCGCGCCTGCGGCCAGTTGGCCGATGGCCCACTCCAGCCGGCGCTCCACCTCCAGGTAGCTGAATTCCCCCTCCCCGGCCGGCCAGTAGGCCAATTCCAGCGGCAGGGTATCGCTCACCACCAGCCCGCTCAAGCCGCGATCGGCCAGGGTGTTGGTGATGACCACGGTGTAGGTGACGACGCCCGCCGGCTCGACCTGCCGCGGCGCCGCGGCCAGCGTCAACTGCACGACCGCAGGCGCGGGCATCGCACCAGGATCGGAAATGAGATCGAAATTGGGATCAGGGGACATGAGTTTAGTAGCGGTATTTATCTGGGGGGGGGGGGTAGCAGCCGCCGTGGAAAAGAGCAGGCTGAATACCACCAACAGATGAACCAACGACGGCAGGCGCGGCGCGAGCCGGCCGAGAGCAGAATGTCGAGCAGAGAGAAAAGAGAAACTAGAAGAACGGCGTAACATGACAACGGACTCCTTTCGTGCAGCAATCGAAACGGATGGGGTCAGGGACATTTTCCTGACTGCTGAAGGAGGTCGCGGGCGGGAGAGAGCACTCTCGCCAGGGACTCCCGAAGGCGGGAGACGACTCGGAAGGCGGGGGGCAGGCTTGTAACTTATTACAGCATATCACGCGCGCAGCGATCTGTCAAGAGTCAAAATTTGGGCGCAGCAATTCTGAATTGGGTGGACGATTGACCACAAGGAACGCATAGAACACAAAGCAACGGCAGCAGATTCGCAGATTGGCGGCGTCTTTGCGCTCTTTGTGTTCTATGTGGCAAAAATCCGCCCATCTTTCTCTCCCACGAATTCCACTAATTTGTGTGAGCAAGAAAGAGACCTCACACCGGGACACAAAGAACACAAAGGCGCCAGAGAACACTCCTTTGCGTCCCTGCGCCCTTGCGTTGACTTGATGCTCCATCCGCTGCATTCACTCGCCCGGCCGTTTGCCGATTCGTTCGTTCACAGGGTAAAATAGAAGTATCCCCTGGCAACGGAGGCAAACATGTCACTCAAAGAACAACTGACCCAGGAAATGTACCAGGCCATGAAGTCGCACAGTGTGCTCCTGCGCGATACCCTGCGCCTGGTGATCACCAGCATCAAGTATGCGGAAATGGAGGTCGGTCACCCGCTCGACGATGCCGAGGTGCTCGATGTCATTCGCCGCGATGCCAAGCGCCGGCGTGAATCCATTGCAGAGTTCAGCAGGGGCGGCCGCCAGGACCTCGTGGATCAGG
The DNA window shown above is from Candidatus Amarolinea dominans and carries:
- a CDS encoding DUF11 domain-containing protein, whose protein sequence is MLRRSSSFSFLSARHSALGRLAPRLPSLVHLLVVFSLLFSTAAATPPPQINTATKLMSPDPNFDLISDPGAMPAPAVVQLTLAAAPRQVEPAGVVTYTVVITNTLADRGLSGLVVSDTLPLELAYWPAGEGEFSYLEVERRLEWAIGQLAAGATLTGTFQAQALAEVSGQVITNTAAIVSEEVGTGVAASAAITITAAPCLGEDCAPTPTQEPPTATPTATVEPPPCQDEECTPTPTATATPTATSSPCQDDEECTPTPTATPGPDEVWLTPGEGGVLLSADGRVQVEARPGAVSAPTLLRYLPQPRVEETPAWLTMHFGLEAQDGQGAAVTAFESLVSLTYRFAPDIALTETIRLYRWEDAAETWQALDSEMDVVGRQLTARLDGPGLFGLGAPASLSYGAQHLPTVHGFVTDEWSGNSSLGYPLALPPGPGGLGLNLSLGYSSEGVNSIRQGLSSYDITATVGPTSIPGNTPTPTATPQHVNQDALNAITFNRQASFVGWGWSLNGLGQVTIALAHGGTPAKAYLGYAGGGFELKQTTDGWQTEPQSFVRIAHVGNMDSGNKWEVWSPDGTKYTFGGFSDTTTEWNNGSAWIRTRNCGQRPREMHLTEVLDTHGNRIKVTYSDEKLNVYCPDSGTSGDYVRALQPARIEYFAAGVNTATVQIDFNYLADRADWNVPGAYATDHEAFSACGACGASWLECAVAGVASPQRGHTLWRRTTTGSTKATIKGSCG
- a CDS encoding GatB/YqeY domain-containing protein, with protein sequence MSLKEQLTQEMYQAMKSHSVLLRDTLRLVITSIKYAEMEVGHPLDDAEVLDVIRRDAKRRRESIAEFSRGGRQDLVDQEQAELNILETYLPQQMGRAEIEALVRQAITELGVSGKAQSGLLMKHLMAQLKGRADGKLVSQVVQELLK